In Canis lupus dingo isolate Sandy chromosome 12, ASM325472v2, whole genome shotgun sequence, the following proteins share a genomic window:
- the TMEM217 gene encoding transmembrane protein 217, translated as MRQQRWFGMNARMGTVLSGVFTIVATDMYLIFEQKYIRRNDCIDNDLQTQSASDMVEQFIICWTFSIVFFLSFVTIIISCFLLYSVYAQIYRGLVTYIIWIIFYETVNIVVQILTNNDSVTEEVRAVRWFGLLSRIFMHCFWLFYVISYAHIIYKSQSQGTIISYNRRISTGNGEFLRLKSKIVNFTHRYSE; from the coding sequence ATGAGACAGCAGCGTTGGTTTGGGATGAATGCCAGGATGGGCACCGTGTTATCAGGGGTCTTTACCATTGTGGCCACCGACATGTACCTTATCTTTGAACAGAAGTACATAAGGAGGAATGACTGCATTGACAATGACCTACAGACCCAGAGTGCAAGTGACATGGTAGAGCAGTTCATCATCTGCTGGACTTTCAGTATTGTCTTCTTCCTGTCTTTCGTTACCATCATCATCAGCTGCTTCCTCCTATACTCAGTATATGCCCAAATATACAGGGGCTTGGTGACCTACATCATCTGGATCATTTTCTATGAAACTGTAAACATTGTAGTACAAATCCTTACCAACAATGACTCTGTCACTGAAGAGGTCAGAGCTGTACGCTGGTTTGGCTTGCTGTCCCGTATATTCATGCACTGTTTCTGGCTATTCTATGTCATCTCCTATGCCCACATAATCTATAAAAGTCAAAGCCAGGGCACTATAATCTCCTACAATAGACGTATTTCTACAGGCAATGGAGAGTTCCTACGACTGAAATCAAAGATCGTCAACTTTACCCACCGCTATAGTGAATAA
- the LOC112641516 gene encoding small nuclear ribonucleoprotein G-like, translating into MDKKLSLKLNDGRHVQGILQGFDPFMNLVIDECVEMATSGQQNNIGMVVIRGNNIIMLEGLERV; encoded by the coding sequence ATGGACAAGAAATTATCATTGAAATTAAATGATGGCAGACATGTCCAAGGCATATTGCAAGGATTCGATCCATTCATGAATCTTGTGATAGATGAATGTGTGGAGATGGCAACTAGTGGACAACAGAACAATATTGGAATGGTGGTAATACGAGGGAATAACATCATTATGTTAGAAGGCTTGGAAAGAGTATAA
- the TMEM217B gene encoding putative transmembrane protein 217B — translation MNKTISLLVGIFSVLNTIQFLIFDLNHITSIGYEEKIDIYMDTKSEVISWIMIQKKSISIVLSTMTILFSVFLLYCIRMNNYVGLLCYAVWIITYELINFSMVILINGIIKEQFKELSYLNLIFQISHMLLHFLSLPFISKHIYFLYKDPKTLSKIGRRRHSSICTVDSWSPVGMGTLYRKLN, via the coding sequence ATGAACAAGACGATCTCTCTTCTGGTGGGCATCTTCTCTGTCCTTAACACCATCCAGTTCCTCATCTTTGACTTGAACCACATTACATCCATTGGCTACGAGGAAAAAATCGACATCTACATGGACACAAAATCAGAGGTAATATCTTGGATCATGATCCAGAAGAAGTCTATCAGCATTGTCTTATCTACCATGACCATCCTGTTCAGCGTGTTCCTTCTCTATTGCATCCGCATGAACAACTACGTGGGGCTGCTGTGTTATGCTGTGTGGATCATCACCTATGAGCTCATCAACTTCTCCATGGTCATACTCATCAACGGGATCATCAAAGAGCAGTTCAAGGAGCTGAGTTACCTGAACTTGATCTTCCAAATCTCCCATATGCTTCTGcacttcctctccctgcctttcaTCTCTAAGCATATCTACTTCCTTTACAAGGACCCTAAGACTTTAAGTAAGATAGGCCGCCGCAGGCACTCCTCCATCTGTACGGTCGATTCATGGTCACCTGTTGGGATGGGAACATTGTACCGCAAGTTAAACTGA